A part of Miscanthus floridulus cultivar M001 chromosome 6, ASM1932011v1, whole genome shotgun sequence genomic DNA contains:
- the LOC136457538 gene encoding auxin-responsive protein IAA2-like yields the protein MAWRGPLGAGDAGDSGLELSLGLPAYFAKPSGLDVAGEESGEVSAFALQAAKGSNGSKARVRAAAAAPVVGWPPVRSFRRNLASSSSRPSPQSSSGHHRHHKVHDGGALDGAHKGGLFVKINMDGVPIGRKVDLTAYGGYADLSAAVGKLFRGLLAAQRDPAATAGGEAEEEVQEPVIGGDYTLVYEDDEGDRVLVGDVPWEMFVATAKRLRVLKSSDVPASSLRAGGRKRAAADC from the exons ATGGCGTGGCGCGGCCCGCTCGGAGCCGGAGACGCCGGGGACAGCGGCCTCGAGCTCAGCCTCGGCCTCCCGGCCTACTTCGCCAAGCCATCAG GTTTGGACGTCGCCGGCGAGGAGTCCGGTGAGGTCTCTGCTTTTGCTCTCCAGGCTGCCAAAGGGAGCAATGGCTCAAAGGCAAG GGTCAGGGCAGCAGCCGCGGCGCCGGTGGTGGGGTGGCCGCCGGTGCGGTCGTTCCGGAGGAACctggcctcgtcctcctccaggCCGTCGCCGCAGTCGTCGTCGGGTCACCACCGTCACCACAAGGTTCACGACGGCGGCGCTTTGGACGGCGCGCACAAGGGCGGCCTGTTCGTAAAGATCAACATGGACGGCGTGCCGATCGGGCGCAAGGTGGACCTCACGGCGTACGGCGGCTACGCCGACCTCTCCGCCGCCGTTGGCAAGCTCTTCCGCGGCCTGCTCGCCG CTCAAAGGGACCCGGCCGCGACGGCGGGTggcgaggcggaggaggaggtgcAGGAGCCCGTGATCGGCGGCGACTACACGCTGGTGTACGAGGACGACGAGGGGGACAGGGTCCTTGTCGGCGACGTCCCCTGGGA GATGTTCGTGGCCACCGCCAAGAGGCTGCGCGTGCTCAAGAGCTCCGACGTGCCGGCCTCGTCG CTGAGAGCAGGGGGCAGGAAGAGGGCTGCAGCCGACTGCTGA